One Parachlamydia sp. AcF125 DNA segment encodes these proteins:
- the recA gene encoding recombinase RecA, translated as MSQSSEIERKKALDLAVSHIKKQFGEGAIMSLGNHSSMREISVIKTGALTLDVALGIGGVPRGRIIEIYGPESSGKSTLATHIVASAQKAGGLAAYIDAEHALDPAYAAKIGVNIDELLISQPDSGEEALNIAETLARSNAVDVIVVDSVAALVPKSELEGEIGDSFIGLQARMMSQALRKLTSTLAKSNTCAIFINQIREKIGVMFGNPETTTGGRALKFYSSIRLDIRRTAGIKGPDNSEVGNRVKVKVVKNKVAPPFRSAEFDILFNEGISRTGAVIDLGTEFQIIDKKGAWFSYQGQRLGQGREAVRDELKNNPKLLDEIEQLIMQKCKDGMAASSALKSEPVEVDEKELADV; from the coding sequence ATGTCTCAATCTAGTGAAATTGAAAGAAAAAAAGCTCTTGACTTGGCGGTCAGCCATATTAAAAAACAATTTGGCGAGGGAGCAATTATGTCGCTTGGAAATCACTCTTCCATGCGGGAAATTAGCGTCATTAAAACAGGCGCTTTAACTTTAGACGTTGCCCTTGGGATCGGAGGAGTCCCCCGCGGCCGTATCATCGAAATTTACGGCCCCGAATCTTCCGGAAAGTCCACTTTAGCCACTCACATTGTGGCAAGTGCACAAAAAGCCGGCGGGCTTGCTGCTTATATCGACGCAGAACATGCGCTTGATCCAGCCTATGCAGCAAAAATTGGGGTCAATATCGATGAATTGCTTATTTCGCAACCAGATAGCGGGGAGGAAGCTTTAAACATCGCCGAAACACTTGCTCGTTCTAATGCCGTGGACGTCATTGTGGTGGACTCGGTGGCTGCCCTTGTTCCTAAAAGTGAATTAGAGGGAGAGATTGGCGATAGCTTTATCGGCTTGCAAGCGCGCATGATGTCTCAAGCTTTAAGAAAGCTTACTTCAACTTTAGCTAAAAGCAATACATGCGCTATCTTTATCAACCAGATTCGGGAAAAAATTGGGGTCATGTTTGGAAACCCTGAGACAACAACTGGTGGTCGCGCCCTAAAGTTCTATTCTTCCATTCGTCTAGATATTCGTCGTACCGCCGGCATTAAAGGCCCAGACAATTCTGAAGTGGGAAACAGGGTGAAAGTAAAAGTGGTCAAAAACAAAGTGGCCCCTCCTTTCCGTTCAGCTGAGTTTGACATTTTATTTAACGAAGGAATTTCTCGAACAGGAGCCGTTATCGATTTAGGAACAGAGTTCCAAATTATCGATAAAAAAGGAGCTTGGTTTAGCTATCAAGGTCAAAGATTGGGGCAAGGGCGAGAAGCTGTCCGGGACGAGCTAAAAAACAATCCAAAATTATTGGATGAGATTGAGCAGCTTATCATGCAAAAATGCAAGGATGGGATGGCAGCCTCCTCAGCTCTCAAATCAGAGCCTGTGGAAGTAGACGAAAAAGAACTGGCTGATGTCTAA
- the wecB gene encoding UDP-N-acetylglucosamine 2-epimerase (non-hydrolyzing), giving the protein MKIATIIGARPQFIKAAALSRAISESPSIQEIIIHTGQHYDYNMSDVFFAEMGIPTPNYNLAIGGCSQGAMTGRMLEKIEAILSQERPDWVLVFGDTNSTLAGALASVKLHIPVAHVEAGLRSFNRKMPEEMNRLLTDHCSDLLFTPTAYATQQLKREGFSEDKIIQTGDVMYDTAIYYLNKSNQTSQILHRLSLRSKQFVLATIHRAENTDDPRRLKEIFLGLSAIGRHTPVIVPLHPRTQQMLQKLNLLEQVKQNIRLIEPIGYLDMTQLENHAKLIFTDSGGVQKEAYFFKVPCLTLREETEWVELIEHGFNRLVPLQAKAIEEHYYQHEDMHPDWNISLYGNGEAAKAIVSFLR; this is encoded by the coding sequence ATGAAAATCGCAACTATCATCGGGGCGCGGCCTCAATTTATCAAGGCAGCAGCCTTAAGTCGTGCCATTTCTGAATCCCCCTCTATACAAGAAATAATCATCCACACAGGACAACACTACGACTACAATATGTCCGATGTTTTCTTTGCTGAAATGGGAATCCCAACTCCTAATTATAATCTCGCTATCGGAGGGTGCTCTCAAGGAGCTATGACCGGTCGAATGCTAGAGAAAATTGAAGCAATTTTGTCGCAAGAAAGGCCTGATTGGGTTCTCGTTTTTGGAGACACAAACTCCACACTTGCCGGTGCGCTTGCGTCTGTTAAGTTGCATATTCCTGTGGCACATGTGGAAGCAGGACTTCGCTCATTTAACCGCAAAATGCCTGAGGAAATGAATCGTCTTCTAACCGATCATTGCTCTGACCTGCTTTTTACACCCACCGCCTATGCCACCCAACAACTTAAAAGGGAAGGTTTCTCGGAAGATAAAATCATCCAAACCGGCGACGTGATGTATGATACAGCCATTTACTATTTGAATAAGTCTAATCAAACCAGCCAGATTCTTCATCGCCTATCTCTTCGCTCAAAACAGTTTGTTCTAGCCACGATTCATCGAGCGGAAAATACGGATGATCCGCGCCGCTTAAAAGAAATCTTTTTGGGCTTATCGGCTATTGGACGCCATACTCCCGTTATCGTTCCTTTGCACCCTCGTACGCAGCAAATGCTTCAAAAACTCAATTTACTAGAACAGGTTAAGCAAAACATACGGTTAATCGAGCCTATAGGCTATTTAGATATGACTCAACTTGAAAATCATGCAAAGCTCATTTTTACAGACTCCGGAGGCGTTCAAAAAGAAGCTTACTTTTTTAAAGTCCCTTGCTTAACGCTGAGAGAAGAAACAGAATGGGTCGAGCTTATTGAACATGGATTTAATCGCTTAGTTCCCCTCCAAGCTAAAGCAATTGAGGAGCACTATTATCAACATGAAGACATGCATCCAGACTGGAATATATCCTTGTACGGCAATGGAGAGGCTGCTAAAGCAATCGTCAGCTTTCTAAGATAG
- a CDS encoding inositol monophosphatase family protein, producing MKMPNFSALQAYLKTATLAAINGGKILKKYWKNVKQIEDKSTAGDLVTEADKESEKIILQLIKEKYPSHSILAEESTKMPLPCADFLWVVDPLDGTVNYAHQNPLFAISIALLYQNEVIAGVVFNPLYHELFQAAKGIGATLNGERITVSPTKTLDKSLLSTGFAYDRRTTDDTNYPEFCHLSNLTHGVRRFGAASLDLAFVAAGRFDGYWERGLKPWDMAAGALLVQEAGGKVSAYDETPLDLQTGKILATNGKLHHALSQELLNVSSQKA from the coding sequence ATGAAAATGCCCAACTTTTCTGCATTACAAGCTTACTTAAAAACAGCTACATTAGCTGCTATTAACGGGGGTAAGATCTTAAAAAAGTACTGGAAAAATGTCAAACAGATCGAAGACAAAAGTACGGCCGGGGATTTGGTCACAGAGGCAGATAAAGAGTCCGAAAAAATTATTTTACAATTGATTAAAGAAAAATATCCCAGCCATTCTATTCTTGCGGAAGAATCCACAAAAATGCCTCTCCCTTGTGCAGATTTTCTGTGGGTTGTCGATCCTTTAGATGGCACTGTTAACTATGCCCATCAAAATCCCCTGTTTGCTATCTCAATCGCTTTGCTCTACCAAAATGAGGTCATCGCAGGAGTCGTTTTTAATCCCCTTTATCACGAACTATTTCAAGCTGCCAAAGGGATAGGAGCTACTTTAAACGGAGAGAGAATAACCGTTTCGCCAACTAAAACCCTTGATAAAAGTCTCTTATCCACAGGTTTTGCCTATGACCGGCGCACAACGGACGATACCAATTATCCGGAGTTTTGCCATTTAAGCAACTTAACGCATGGTGTGCGTCGATTTGGTGCGGCTTCTCTGGATCTTGCATTTGTGGCAGCAGGCCGCTTTGATGGGTATTGGGAGCGGGGGCTTAAGCCATGGGACATGGCAGCCGGAGCCCTGCTCGTTCAAGAGGCTGGCGGTAAAGTTTCAGCTTATGATGAAACCCCTCTCGATCTGCAAACGGGGAAAATCTTGGCAACCAACGGAAAGCTACATCATGCTTTAAGCCAAGAGCTGCTTAACGTAAGCTCTCAAAAAGCCTAA
- a CDS encoding zinc ribbon domain-containing protein, whose translation MVINEQKLLAKKFILQMKKAYKNCQSCGMPLRKSPNGGGTNSDGTISKMYCAYCYEKGQFLQPNCTVAEMQAIVKNKMKEMGFPGFLAGFFTLGIPRLERWKHRK comes from the coding sequence ATGGTCATTAATGAGCAGAAACTATTAGCAAAAAAATTTATTTTACAAATGAAAAAAGCCTATAAAAATTGCCAGAGCTGCGGAATGCCTCTAAGAAAATCTCCTAATGGGGGTGGCACAAATTCTGACGGAACAATCAGCAAGATGTATTGCGCTTACTGCTACGAGAAAGGGCAGTTCCTTCAGCCAAATTGCACTGTCGCTGAAATGCAAGCCATAGTTAAAAATAAAATGAAAGAAATGGGCTTTCCAGGCTTCTTGGCTGGTTTTTTTACTCTAGGAATTCCCCGATTAGAGCGTTGGAAACATCGAAAATAA
- a CDS encoding ribonucleotide-diphosphate reductase subunit beta — MSSCLIPGGVEAAAQQKRILNCKQVDVNQLMPLKYQWAWEHYLNGCHNNWMPSEVPMQKDIELWKSNRLSQDERLVIMRNLGFFSTAESLVGNNIVLAIFKHLTNAEARQYLLRQAFEEAVHTHTFHYIVESLSLDQREVFNMYNAVNTIHNKDAFEMKLTEEIMQEGFTTETPEGIQTFLKNLIGFYIIMEGIFFYSGFVMILSFHRKNIMTGIGEQFQYILRDETIHLNFGIDLINTIKEENPEVWTPEFKEQVLDMVKEAVELEILYAADCLPKGILGLNAALFRDYVGYIADRRLERIGLKPQYNTSNPFPWMSEVMDLDKEKNFFETRVTQYQSGAALVW, encoded by the coding sequence ATGTCGAGTTGTCTTATTCCTGGAGGAGTGGAAGCCGCCGCGCAACAAAAGCGTATTTTAAATTGCAAGCAAGTGGATGTAAATCAGCTCATGCCTTTGAAATACCAGTGGGCTTGGGAACACTATTTAAATGGGTGCCATAATAACTGGATGCCCTCAGAAGTTCCCATGCAGAAAGATATCGAGCTATGGAAGTCAAACCGTTTGAGTCAGGATGAAAGACTGGTCATTATGCGCAATCTGGGTTTCTTCAGCACAGCTGAGAGCCTAGTAGGCAATAACATTGTTTTAGCTATTTTCAAACATTTAACCAATGCTGAAGCGCGTCAATATTTGTTAAGACAAGCTTTTGAAGAAGCTGTCCATACGCATACTTTCCACTATATTGTGGAGTCTCTTTCTTTAGATCAAAGAGAGGTATTCAACATGTACAATGCTGTCAATACCATCCACAATAAGGATGCCTTTGAGATGAAGCTTACAGAAGAAATTATGCAAGAAGGCTTTACTACTGAGACACCAGAAGGCATTCAAACATTCTTAAAAAACCTCATTGGTTTTTATATCATTATGGAAGGAATTTTCTTCTACAGTGGATTTGTGATGATTCTCTCTTTCCATCGTAAAAATATTATGACGGGGATTGGAGAGCAATTTCAGTACATCTTACGCGATGAGACTATCCACTTAAACTTTGGAATTGATTTAATTAATACCATTAAAGAAGAAAACCCCGAAGTGTGGACACCGGAATTCAAAGAGCAGGTGTTAGACATGGTCAAAGAAGCTGTTGAGCTGGAAATTCTCTACGCGGCTGATTGCTTGCCAAAGGGAATCTTAGGTTTAAATGCTGCTTTATTCCGTGATTATGTAGGCTATATTGCCGATCGTCGCTTAGAAAGAATTGGCCTAAAGCCTCAATATAATACCTCTAATCCATTTCCTTGGATGAGCGAAGTCATGGATTTAGATAAAGAGAAAAACTTCTTTGAAACTCGTGTAACTCAATACCAAAGCGGTGCAGCTCTCGTTTGGTAG
- a CDS encoding Gfo/Idh/MocA family oxidoreductase yields MATLSFNKNLALIGGGRWGKNLARNFYQLGVLHTLCDSHPPTLEGFRQTYPDLNLTLSYDAVLDNPQIQSIAIAAPALAHYPLAKKALLAGKDVYVEKPLCLDSREGEELIHLAEEKGCILMVGHLLQYHPCINALQELLGRGELGKLHYIVSNRLNLGSIRTEENALWSFAPHDISVILSLVGHQLPHQVRCTGADYLSKGVADTTLTTLRFANDVRAHIYVSWLHPFKEQKLVVIGSTGMAVFDDTKPWDEKLVFYRNHVTWTDGHIPQANKNEAEKVFIPQVEPLTEECFHFIKCCKERITPRTDGKEGLQVLKVLQAAQASLNEDGIEKNPSFKYPLDHTFPQYYAHPTAVIGPQAEIEAGTKIWHFSHIMDGAKVGQACNIGQNVVISPSAVLGKNVKVQNNVSIYTGVICEDDVFLGPSMVFTNVINPRSAVNRRGEYQKTFVRKGATIGANATIVCGIELGEYSFIGAGAVVTKDIPPYALVVGNPGRQVGWVSRHGEKLDLPISISEGKTVEASCPATGERYRLEGNRLTPFDVF; encoded by the coding sequence ATGGCCACTTTATCATTTAATAAGAACCTTGCTCTAATCGGTGGTGGACGGTGGGGGAAAAACCTGGCTAGAAACTTCTATCAACTCGGTGTATTGCACACTCTGTGCGATTCACACCCTCCTACCTTAGAAGGTTTCCGTCAAACATACCCCGATCTTAACTTAACCCTTTCTTATGATGCAGTTCTAGACAACCCGCAAATTCAATCGATTGCGATTGCGGCCCCTGCCCTAGCTCATTATCCCCTTGCTAAAAAAGCTCTTTTGGCAGGAAAAGATGTCTATGTCGAAAAACCTCTTTGCTTAGATAGCCGTGAAGGTGAAGAACTCATCCATTTAGCAGAAGAAAAAGGATGTATCCTCATGGTAGGCCACCTCCTTCAATATCATCCCTGTATTAATGCTCTACAAGAACTTTTAGGCCGGGGTGAGCTAGGCAAGTTGCATTATATCGTTTCTAACCGCTTAAACCTTGGGAGTATTCGAACAGAAGAAAATGCTTTGTGGAGTTTTGCCCCTCACGATATTTCAGTGATTCTTTCTTTAGTTGGCCATCAACTTCCTCATCAAGTGCGCTGTACGGGCGCGGACTATTTGTCTAAAGGTGTTGCCGATACAACTCTGACAACATTGCGCTTTGCAAATGACGTGCGGGCCCATATTTATGTCAGTTGGCTACACCCTTTTAAAGAACAAAAGCTTGTGGTGATTGGATCAACTGGGATGGCGGTGTTCGATGACACTAAGCCCTGGGATGAAAAGCTTGTATTTTACCGTAACCACGTGACCTGGACAGACGGCCATATTCCACAGGCTAATAAAAATGAAGCTGAAAAAGTTTTTATCCCGCAAGTGGAACCCCTCACTGAAGAATGCTTCCATTTCATCAAATGTTGTAAAGAGCGGATTACTCCCCGCACAGATGGCAAGGAGGGGCTACAAGTTTTAAAAGTTCTTCAAGCCGCGCAAGCGAGCCTAAATGAAGATGGGATAGAAAAAAATCCCTCCTTTAAATATCCTTTAGACCATACTTTTCCTCAATATTACGCCCATCCTACAGCCGTCATTGGACCTCAAGCAGAAATTGAAGCAGGCACTAAAATTTGGCATTTCAGCCACATTATGGATGGCGCTAAAGTTGGCCAAGCTTGCAACATTGGGCAAAATGTGGTGATTAGCCCCTCTGCAGTCCTCGGAAAAAACGTAAAAGTGCAAAACAACGTCAGCATCTATACAGGCGTGATTTGCGAAGACGATGTTTTCTTAGGGCCTAGCATGGTTTTCACCAATGTGATCAATCCTAGAAGTGCAGTCAATAGAAGGGGCGAATACCAAAAAACTTTTGTTCGCAAAGGAGCGACAATTGGAGCAAATGCCACCATTGTATGTGGGATTGAACTTGGAGAGTATAGCTTTATTGGAGCAGGAGCAGTGGTGACCAAAGATATTCCTCCCTACGCGCTTGTGGTAGGAAATCCAGGGCGCCAGGTTGGCTGGGTAAGCCGACATGGCGAAAAACTTGATTTACCGATTTCCATTTCAGAAGGTAAAACCGTGGAGGCCTCATGCCCAGCCACGGGGGAACGCTATCGTTTAGAAGGCAATAGGCTTACCCCCTTTGATGTTTTCTAA
- a CDS encoding ribonucleoside-diphosphate reductase subunit alpha, whose product MSNTSPGTLYPSEFASESKNLWVVKRNGSSVSFDAERIRLAITKAFRAELLLGADQALPEEIQKVVNGITSSVISSIPTLTKDEPIPIEKIQDLVEKELMQEGYHQVARGYILYREERKRARAFKEIPATASEQVRPTLHVTYPDGTKSPLNTQKILSKIEHACADFKEVCDPQELIEEMLKHLYDGVLLKELNESAIFSARSKIEKEPAYNYVAARLLLQDIYNEVFEQECPPSQVADLHVSQFEKYIRKGVMDKRLTPELFGYDLKKLAQNLDSSRDKLFTYIGVQTLYDRYLIHVKNERIETPQYFWMRVAMGLALKEKENREERVIEFYNVLSQFHFISSTPTLFNSGSLHPQLSSCYLSTIQDDLVNIFKVIADNASLSKWSGGIGNDWTNIRATGAPIYGTNGLTQGVVPFLKVANDTAVAVNQGGKRKGAVCAYLETWHLDIEDFVELRKNTGDERRRTHDMNTANWIPDLFMKRVKEQGVWTLFNPSDTPDLHDLYGSEFEKRYCEYERLAQEGKLKLFKVIPAMDLWRKMITMLFETGHPWMTFKDPSNIRSPQSHTGVVHSSNLCTEILLNTSEHETAVCNLGSINLAAHIKGDFLDEEFLAKTIRTAMRMLDNVIDINYYPTKEARESNLRHRPVGLGLMGFQDALYRFRIPYGSQKAVEFADASMELISYYAILASAELAKERGVYSSYRGSKWSQGILPIDSIELLENERKGYLEMDRASKKDWSVVRKEIQKHGMRNCNTMAIAPTATIAHISGLSQSIEPTFSLLYVKSNLSGEFAVLNEWLVKDLKERGLWNQDMLDELKYYDGSVQEIEQFPEDLKGLYKTAFEIEPKWLIECASRRQKWIDMGQSLNLYVNAPDGRKLSDMYLLAWEKGLKTTYYLRSKAATQVEKSTLDINKKGIQPRWMKSRSASGSIQVERNSSIPKSCSLSGDECESCQ is encoded by the coding sequence ATGTCTAATACATCACCGGGGACTTTATACCCCTCTGAATTTGCAAGCGAGTCCAAGAATTTGTGGGTCGTTAAGCGCAACGGGTCTTCTGTGTCGTTTGATGCAGAAAGAATTCGTTTGGCAATTACGAAGGCATTTCGTGCTGAGCTGCTTTTGGGAGCTGACCAAGCTTTACCAGAGGAAATCCAAAAGGTGGTCAATGGCATCACATCCTCTGTCATTTCATCTATCCCTACTTTAACAAAAGATGAACCTATTCCTATCGAAAAGATTCAAGATCTGGTCGAAAAAGAATTAATGCAAGAAGGGTATCATCAGGTGGCGCGGGGATATATTCTATACCGGGAAGAAAGAAAGAGAGCGCGCGCATTTAAAGAGATTCCAGCTACTGCTAGCGAGCAAGTAAGGCCCACTTTACATGTCACTTATCCAGATGGCACAAAGTCTCCTTTGAATACGCAAAAAATTCTATCTAAAATAGAGCATGCTTGCGCAGATTTTAAGGAAGTGTGCGATCCGCAAGAATTGATTGAAGAAATGTTGAAGCATCTTTACGATGGGGTTCTTTTAAAAGAATTGAATGAATCTGCCATTTTTTCTGCCCGTTCAAAAATTGAAAAAGAGCCAGCTTACAATTATGTAGCCGCACGCTTGCTTCTTCAAGATATCTATAATGAAGTTTTTGAACAAGAATGCCCCCCATCGCAAGTCGCTGATTTGCATGTTTCTCAGTTTGAGAAATATATTAGAAAAGGGGTAATGGACAAACGCTTAACTCCTGAACTATTTGGATATGATTTAAAGAAGCTTGCTCAAAACTTAGATTCTTCTCGCGATAAATTGTTTACTTACATTGGCGTTCAAACTCTTTATGATCGCTATTTGATTCATGTTAAAAATGAGCGTATCGAAACACCTCAATATTTTTGGATGCGTGTGGCGATGGGATTGGCTTTAAAGGAAAAGGAAAATCGGGAAGAGCGAGTTATTGAGTTTTACAATGTTTTGTCTCAGTTCCATTTTATTTCTTCTACGCCTACCTTGTTCAACTCCGGATCTTTGCATCCGCAGTTAAGTTCCTGCTACCTTTCAACCATCCAAGATGACCTCGTCAATATCTTTAAAGTGATTGCGGATAACGCTAGCTTATCTAAATGGTCGGGAGGAATTGGAAACGATTGGACGAATATTCGTGCTACAGGGGCCCCGATCTACGGAACTAATGGATTAACTCAAGGCGTAGTCCCCTTCTTAAAAGTCGCCAATGACACTGCCGTAGCCGTGAATCAGGGTGGAAAGCGAAAAGGAGCTGTGTGTGCTTACCTAGAAACTTGGCATTTGGATATCGAAGATTTTGTGGAATTGCGCAAAAATACAGGGGATGAACGTCGCCGTACGCATGACATGAATACAGCCAACTGGATTCCAGACCTTTTCATGAAACGTGTTAAGGAGCAAGGTGTTTGGACTTTATTTAATCCTTCAGATACACCCGATTTGCATGATTTATATGGAAGCGAATTTGAAAAGAGATACTGTGAATACGAAAGGCTTGCGCAAGAAGGTAAACTCAAGCTGTTTAAAGTTATCCCTGCTATGGATCTTTGGAGAAAAATGATCACGATGCTCTTTGAAACGGGGCATCCATGGATGACATTTAAGGATCCTTCTAATATTCGCTCGCCCCAATCTCACACAGGCGTAGTGCATAGCTCAAATTTATGTACAGAAATTTTACTCAATACTTCTGAACACGAAACAGCTGTTTGCAATCTAGGATCTATCAACCTTGCTGCTCATATTAAAGGAGATTTTCTGGACGAAGAGTTTTTAGCTAAAACCATTCGCACAGCTATGAGAATGTTGGATAACGTGATTGATATTAACTACTACCCAACCAAAGAAGCTCGCGAGTCTAACTTGCGACATCGGCCTGTAGGGCTTGGTTTAATGGGCTTTCAAGATGCGTTATACCGTTTTAGAATTCCTTATGGTAGTCAAAAAGCTGTTGAATTTGCCGATGCAAGCATGGAATTGATTTCTTATTATGCGATTTTAGCGTCGGCCGAACTAGCCAAAGAGCGGGGAGTTTACTCTTCTTATAGAGGCTCTAAGTGGAGCCAAGGTATTCTTCCAATCGATAGTATTGAGCTGTTGGAGAACGAAAGAAAAGGCTATCTCGAGATGGACAGAGCCTCGAAAAAAGATTGGAGCGTGGTAAGAAAAGAAATTCAAAAACACGGGATGCGTAATTGCAATACAATGGCGATCGCCCCTACAGCTACGATTGCCCACATTTCGGGATTGAGTCAATCTATCGAGCCGACATTCTCGCTGTTGTATGTAAAATCCAATCTTTCAGGCGAATTTGCTGTATTAAATGAGTGGTTAGTCAAAGACTTAAAAGAAAGGGGCCTTTGGAACCAAGACATGCTAGACGAGCTTAAGTATTACGATGGGTCTGTTCAAGAAATTGAGCAATTCCCTGAAGATTTGAAAGGGTTATACAAAACAGCTTTTGAAATTGAGCCAAAATGGTTAATTGAATGCGCGAGTCGCAGACAAAAATGGATAGATATGGGGCAATCCTTGAACCTGTACGTCAACGCGCCTGATGGAAGAAAGTTGAGCGATATGTACCTATTAGCTTGGGAAAAAGGATTAAAAACCACCTATTATTTACGCTCAAAAGCTGCCACCCAAGTGGAAAAATCGACTCTTGATATTAATAAAAAAGGGATTCAACCACGGTGGATGAAAAGTCGTTCTGCGTCAGGATCCATCCAGGTAGAACGCAATAGCTCTATACCAAAAAGTTGCAGTTTATCTGGCGATGAATGTGAAAGCTGTCAGTAA